In Deltaproteobacteria bacterium, a single window of DNA contains:
- a CDS encoding MCE family protein encodes MQKQTIQTTVGIFVIIGLLFVGYMMVQLGEVSIIGDDSYPLFARFSSVSGLQEGSAVEMMGIKIGQVEQLTIDQEDKTAVVELQIKKGIKILEDATAAIVTAGLIGEKFIKIDAGDHGEVLQPGATIAETESTVEKLPLDKLVKQALRAAEAVDLLVRSPELMGAIRALGKTMSDAQMLVRNVDRRVLPLAASIETAVRDAGGLVRNIDRQVRPLAATIEVAVKHAHKLVQNVDDQIVPLAADLDDMAIAVRHASEQAEKTFFSVEQTVEGNSRLGYVLTEALGDLSAASRSIRALTEYLERHPEAVLFGKR; translated from the coding sequence ATGCAAAAGCAGACTATCCAGACAACAGTCGGCATTTTTGTAATCATAGGGCTGCTATTCGTTGGCTATATGATGGTTCAACTTGGTGAGGTTTCTATCATCGGCGACGATTCTTACCCGCTCTTTGCAAGATTTTCTTCTGTGTCCGGCTTGCAAGAGGGCAGCGCTGTGGAAATGATGGGAATCAAAATTGGCCAGGTGGAACAACTCACCATAGATCAGGAAGACAAGACGGCGGTGGTGGAATTACAGATTAAAAAAGGCATAAAGATCCTGGAGGATGCTACCGCTGCCATCGTCACAGCCGGCCTGATTGGCGAAAAGTTTATCAAAATCGACGCGGGAGACCACGGCGAAGTCCTGCAGCCAGGGGCAACCATTGCTGAGACAGAATCGACGGTGGAGAAGCTTCCCCTCGACAAACTGGTAAAGCAAGCGCTGCGTGCTGCAGAAGCAGTGGATCTTCTGGTGCGGTCCCCTGAACTCATGGGAGCGATCAGGGCCCTTGGAAAAACTATGAGCGACGCCCAGATGCTGGTGCGAAACGTGGACAGGCGGGTCTTGCCGCTGGCAGCCAGCATTGAGACAGCTGTGAGGGACGCAGGCGGCCTAGTTCGTAATATAGATAGGCAGGTCAGGCCGCTGGCAGCCACTATTGAAGTAGCCGTGAAACACGCACATAAACTGGTGCAAAATGTGGATGATCAGATCGTGCCGCTGGCGGCAGATCTAGACGACATGGCCATAGCGGTTCGCCATGCCTCTGAACAGGCCGAAAAGACGTTTTTCTCTGTTGAACAAACCGTAGAAGGGAATTCACGCCTTGGATACGTACTCACTGAAGCGCTTGGTGACCTGTCCGCTGCCTCGCGTTCCATCCGTGCTCTCACTGAGTATCTGGAGCGCCACCCGGAGGCCGTACTCTTTGGCAAACGTTGA